The following are encoded together in the Acidobacteriota bacterium genome:
- the atpG gene encoding ATP synthase F1 subunit gamma: MANRRAIVKRRKAVRNIKKITRTMQLIATARFQAAMNRAMRSRPYTDKLAEMVADLSSLTDEVRHPLMESHGGEDRSLMLVLTSNRGLCGGYNANVLRTAVAHLRGQRKNGVETEVYMVGKKGASAFRFQKREMAKTFFDFDDKPRFDQVEPLAQDVMERFTKGEVGSVYVTYMRFYSAGRQVPEVFQLLPLAQDLVSGDEESTGPRADYEVQPSAKELLDELLPATVRMRLFQSFNDAAVSEQLARMAAMKAATEAAEEMIGNLTRQYNRARQTQITLELLDIVGGANALA, from the coding sequence ATGGCCAATCGCAGAGCCATCGTCAAGCGCCGCAAGGCGGTGCGCAACATCAAGAAGATCACGCGCACCATGCAGCTCATCGCCACCGCCCGTTTTCAGGCAGCGATGAACCGCGCCATGCGCAGCCGGCCCTACACCGACAAGCTCGCCGAGATGGTGGCGGATCTCTCCAGTCTCACCGACGAGGTCCGTCATCCGCTGATGGAGAGTCACGGCGGCGAGGACCGGTCCCTGATGCTGGTGCTGACCAGCAACCGGGGTCTGTGCGGCGGTTATAACGCCAACGTGCTGCGCACCGCCGTCGCCCATCTTCGGGGGCAGCGCAAGAACGGCGTCGAGACCGAGGTCTACATGGTCGGCAAGAAGGGCGCCAGCGCCTTCCGCTTCCAGAAGCGGGAGATGGCGAAGACCTTCTTCGACTTCGACGACAAGCCTCGCTTCGACCAGGTGGAGCCTTTGGCGCAGGACGTCATGGAGCGCTTCACCAAGGGCGAGGTGGGCTCGGTCTACGTCACCTACATGCGCTTCTACTCCGCCGGCCGGCAGGTGCCGGAGGTTTTCCAGCTCCTGCCCTTGGCGCAGGATCTGGTGTCCGGCGACGAGGAGTCCACCGGCCCCCGGGCGGACTATGAGGTGCAGCCCTCCGCCAAGGAGCTGCTCGACGAGCTGCTCCCGGCGACGGTGCGCATGCGCCTGTTCCAAAGCTTCAACGACGCGGCCGTGAGCGAGCAGCTCGCTCGCATGGCGGCGATGAAGGCGGCCACCGAGGCCGCCGAGGAAATGATCGGCAACCTGACGCGGCAGTACAACCGGGCACGCCAAACCCAGATCACCCTGGAGTTGCTCGACATCGTCGGCGGCGCTAACGCGCTGGCCTGA
- a CDS encoding ATP synthase F0 subunit C: MLIPTTAFAQEGAGFTGDSLRKLGGALGAGLAVIGGGLGIGKIGASATEAIARQPEAGAAVQTAMIISAALIEGATLFAVVVGLLAAL; the protein is encoded by the coding sequence ATGTTGATTCCGACCACCGCCTTCGCCCAGGAGGGTGCTGGCTTCACTGGGGACAGCCTGCGTAAGCTCGGCGGCGCCCTGGGTGCCGGCCTGGCGGTGATCGGCGGAGGCCTCGGCATCGGTAAGATCGGCGCCAGCGCCACCGAAGCCATCGCCCGCCAGCCGGAAGCCGGCGCCGCGGTGCAGACCGCGATGATCATCAGCGCCGCCCTCATCGAGGGCGCGACCCTGTTCGCCGTAGTCGTCGGTCTGCTGGCCGCCCTGTGA
- the atpD gene encoding F0F1 ATP synthase subunit beta, producing the protein MPETNIGTVTQVIGSTLDAQFPEDRMPEIYNALKVPVQRTVLGETTTETLWCEVAQHLGGGRVRAVALGSTDGLPRGARIEDTGEPVTVPVGDETLGRVFNMVGEPIDDRGPVGAEERRPIHREAPGLEDISAKTELFETGIKVIDLLCPLVRGGKAGLFGGAGVGKTVIIQELIARLARFHSGYSCFAGVGERTREGNDLWLEMQEAKIGDTGKSVSDQTVMVFGQMNEPPGARLRVALSALTMAEHFRDQTGSDTLLFVDNIFRFSQAGSEVSALLGRMPSAVGYQPTLGTEMGELQERITSTKAGAVTSIQAIYVPADDYTDPAPASAFTHLDSTVNLERSISEKGIYPAVDPLASSSRIVAPEYLGERHYKVARQVQQILQRYKDLQDIIAILGVDELSEDDKVIVARARRIERFLSQAFFVAEQFTGFPGVYVKREDTIRSFEELCSGKWDHLPEGAFMYVGTIEDAAKRAEEMQ; encoded by the coding sequence ATGCCAGAGACCAATATCGGCACAGTGACTCAGGTCATCGGCTCCACGCTGGACGCCCAGTTCCCCGAGGACCGCATGCCCGAGATCTACAACGCCCTCAAGGTGCCCGTGCAGCGCACGGTGCTCGGCGAGACCACCACCGAAACCCTGTGGTGCGAGGTGGCTCAGCACCTGGGCGGCGGCCGCGTTCGCGCGGTGGCCCTGGGTTCCACCGACGGCTTGCCCCGCGGCGCCCGGATCGAGGACACCGGAGAGCCGGTGACCGTTCCGGTGGGCGACGAGACCCTCGGCCGCGTTTTCAACATGGTGGGCGAGCCCATCGACGACCGCGGCCCGGTGGGCGCCGAGGAGCGCCGCCCCATCCACCGCGAGGCGCCGGGGCTGGAGGATATCTCCGCCAAGACCGAGCTCTTCGAGACCGGCATCAAGGTCATCGATCTACTCTGCCCGCTGGTGCGTGGTGGCAAGGCAGGCCTCTTCGGTGGTGCCGGCGTCGGCAAGACCGTGATCATTCAGGAGCTCATCGCCCGTCTGGCCCGTTTCCACAGTGGCTACTCCTGCTTCGCCGGCGTCGGCGAGCGGACCCGTGAGGGCAATGACCTGTGGCTCGAGATGCAGGAAGCGAAGATCGGCGACACCGGCAAGTCCGTCAGTGACCAGACCGTGATGGTCTTCGGTCAGATGAACGAGCCGCCGGGGGCCCGTCTGCGCGTGGCGCTGTCGGCGCTGACCATGGCGGAGCACTTCCGCGATCAGACCGGCTCTGACACCTTGCTCTTCGTGGACAACATTTTCCGCTTCTCCCAGGCCGGCTCCGAGGTGTCCGCGCTGCTCGGCCGCATGCCGTCGGCGGTGGGCTACCAGCCGACCCTGGGCACTGAGATGGGTGAGCTCCAGGAGCGCATCACCTCCACCAAAGCCGGTGCGGTGACCAGTATCCAGGCGATTTACGTGCCCGCCGACGACTACACCGACCCGGCGCCGGCTAGCGCTTTCACCCACCTCGACAGCACGGTGAACCTGGAGCGCTCGATCTCCGAGAAGGGCATCTACCCCGCGGTGGACCCCCTGGCCTCGAGCTCCCGCATCGTCGCCCCCGAGTACCTCGGTGAGCGCCACTACAAGGTGGCCCGGCAGGTGCAGCAGATCCTGCAGCGTTACAAGGACTTGCAGGACATCATCGCCATTCTCGGTGTGGACGAGCTGTCCGAGGACGACAAGGTCATCGTGGCCCGGGCGCGGCGCATCGAGCGCTTCCTGTCCCAGGCCTTCTTTGTCGCCGAGCAGTTCACCGGCTTCCCTGGCGTCTACGTCAAGCGCGAGGACACCATCCGCTCCTTCGAGGAGCTGTGTAGCGGCAAGTGGGATCACCTGCCGGAAGGTGCCTTCATGTACGTCGGAACCATCGAGGACGCCGCCAAGCGCGCCGAGGAGATGCAATAA
- the atpA gene encoding F0F1 ATP synthase subunit alpha: MKFKVDEISSVIAEEIQQYRSGVDLAEVGKVLEVGDGIARVYGLTNAMASERLVFENGASGQVFNLEENSVGVVILGNYLGIREGDEVRRTGELLSVPVGDKMIGRVVNPLGEPQDGKGVIETPYRRPLEFKAPGISERQPVNEPLQTGIKAIDSMIPVGRGQRELIIGDRKTGKTAIAIDTILNQKGGDVICVYVAVGQKESTVAAVVDKLQEEGAMDYTIVVSASASDPAPLQYIAPYAGAAMAEYFMYQQGKATLCVYDDLSKQAQAYRQLSLLLRRPPGREAYPGDVFYLHSRLLERSVKLRSEFGVVPADTPEDSTDRSIARKHPEGLAAPPEQRPDDEKGLYHRPEGAERAEAWLESLGDKDKYKVHRYPNSGGSMTALPIIETLEGEVSAYIPTNVISITDGQIYLEPDLFFAGIRPAVNVGISVSRVGGNAQRKAMKSIAGSLRLDLAAFRDLEAFAQLGTELDPSSQRQLDRGKRMTELLKQPQYSPYNINDQILSIFAGTRGYLDDLPVPQVLTFEADLLQHFRDEFPEIIEELDRTGKLSDELTEKIRKVISEFKAHFVRTHQADDEESNEG; this comes from the coding sequence ATGAAGTTCAAAGTCGATGAGATCTCCTCGGTCATCGCCGAGGAAATCCAGCAATATCGCAGCGGCGTCGACCTCGCCGAGGTGGGCAAGGTCCTGGAGGTGGGCGACGGCATCGCCCGGGTCTATGGCCTGACCAACGCCATGGCCTCCGAGCGCCTGGTGTTCGAGAACGGCGCGTCCGGCCAGGTGTTCAACCTGGAAGAGAACTCCGTCGGCGTGGTCATCCTGGGCAACTACCTGGGGATCCGCGAGGGCGACGAGGTGCGGCGCACCGGCGAGCTGCTCAGCGTGCCCGTGGGCGACAAGATGATCGGCCGCGTGGTCAACCCCCTGGGGGAGCCCCAGGACGGCAAGGGAGTCATCGAGACCCCCTACCGTCGGCCGCTGGAGTTCAAGGCCCCGGGCATCTCCGAGCGCCAGCCCGTCAACGAGCCGCTGCAGACCGGCATCAAGGCCATCGACAGCATGATCCCGGTGGGCCGCGGCCAGCGCGAGCTGATCATCGGCGATCGCAAGACCGGCAAGACCGCCATCGCCATCGACACCATCCTCAACCAGAAGGGCGGCGATGTGATTTGCGTCTACGTCGCCGTCGGTCAGAAGGAGTCGACGGTAGCGGCGGTGGTCGACAAGCTGCAGGAAGAGGGCGCCATGGACTACACCATCGTGGTCTCCGCCTCCGCTTCCGACCCGGCGCCGCTGCAGTACATCGCGCCCTACGCCGGTGCCGCCATGGCCGAGTACTTCATGTACCAGCAGGGCAAGGCGACCCTGTGCGTCTACGACGATCTCAGTAAGCAGGCCCAGGCTTATCGCCAGCTTTCGCTGCTGCTGCGCCGTCCCCCCGGCCGTGAGGCCTATCCCGGCGACGTCTTCTACCTGCACTCCCGCCTTCTCGAGCGCAGCGTCAAGCTGCGCAGCGAGTTCGGCGTGGTGCCGGCGGACACCCCGGAAGATTCCACCGACCGCTCCATCGCCCGCAAGCACCCCGAGGGGCTGGCGGCGCCGCCGGAGCAACGTCCCGATGACGAGAAGGGCCTGTACCATCGTCCCGAGGGCGCCGAGCGGGCCGAAGCTTGGCTCGAGAGCCTCGGCGACAAGGACAAGTACAAGGTTCACCGCTATCCCAACAGCGGCGGCTCGATGACGGCACTGCCCATCATCGAGACCCTTGAGGGCGAGGTCTCGGCCTACATCCCGACCAACGTGATTTCCATCACCGACGGTCAGATCTACCTCGAGCCGGACCTCTTCTTCGCCGGTATCCGCCCCGCGGTGAACGTCGGTATCTCCGTGTCCCGCGTGGGTGGCAACGCCCAGCGGAAGGCCATGAAGTCCATCGCCGGCTCGCTACGTCTCGACCTCGCGGCGTTTCGCGATCTCGAAGCCTTCGCCCAGCTGGGCACCGAGCTCGACCCATCCTCCCAGCGCCAGCTGGACCGCGGTAAGCGAATGACCGAGCTCTTGAAGCAGCCGCAGTACTCGCCCTACAACATCAACGACCAGATCCTCAGCATCTTCGCCGGTACCCGCGGGTACCTCGACGATCTGCCGGTGCCCCAGGTGCTGACCTTCGAGGCGGATCTGCTGCAGCACTTCCGGGACGAATTCCCCGAGATCATCGAGGAGCTCGACCGCACCGGCAAGCTCAGCGACGAGCTGACCGAGAAGATTCGCAAGGTGATCAGCGAGTTCAAGGCGCACTTCGTGCGGACTCACCAGGCCGACGACGAAGAGAGCAACGAAGGCTAA
- the atpH gene encoding ATP synthase F1 subunit delta, translating into MSSFNDKTLAVAKVYASAMIELAEQRGEADDLGEELTQLVALVRENEDFRTFVEDPLVDPDQRQESLEKLFRGHTSDLLVDSLQVLNRKGRIGILPAISEVYDALLDALRQRVEVSVTSAVALSDAQRRELSAAVKAQTGRDARFLERVDEALLGGMVVQIGDRKIDTSVATRLQGLSAALLARGSREIQAGSYGES; encoded by the coding sequence ATGTCGAGCTTCAATGACAAAACCCTGGCGGTAGCCAAGGTCTACGCCAGCGCCATGATCGAGCTGGCGGAGCAGCGCGGCGAGGCGGATGACCTCGGCGAGGAGCTGACGCAGCTGGTTGCGCTGGTGCGGGAGAACGAAGATTTCCGCACCTTCGTGGAGGATCCCCTGGTGGATCCGGACCAGCGGCAGGAGAGTCTGGAGAAACTGTTCCGGGGCCACACCAGCGATCTGCTGGTGGACTCCCTCCAGGTGCTCAACCGCAAGGGGCGGATCGGCATCCTGCCGGCCATCTCCGAGGTCTACGACGCTCTGCTGGACGCTTTGCGCCAGCGGGTGGAGGTGTCGGTGACCAGCGCCGTGGCGCTATCCGACGCCCAGCGTCGGGAACTCTCCGCGGCGGTCAAGGCCCAGACCGGTCGCGATGCCCGCTTCCTCGAGCGCGTCGACGAGGCGCTGCTGGGCGGCATGGTGGTGCAGATCGGCGACCGCAAGATCGACACCAGTGTCGCCACTCGCCTCCAGGGGCTGAGCGCGGCGCTGCTCGCCCGCGGCTCACGAGAAATCCAAGCCGGTTCCTACGGGGAAAGCTGA
- a CDS encoding AtpZ/AtpI family protein, translated as MPDRDKNQGLRFAGLGIEFAAAVAGLTLVGYWVDHHFGSSPWGVLIGAAIGIIGGMRNMIREALSANRSMSSGVSSKGAAEKKEGPADEKSQGPGRKGLHGGDS; from the coding sequence ATGCCGGACAGAGATAAGAATCAAGGCTTGCGGTTTGCGGGGCTGGGAATTGAGTTCGCGGCCGCGGTGGCGGGTCTGACCCTCGTCGGCTATTGGGTCGATCACCACTTCGGTTCCAGTCCCTGGGGAGTGCTCATCGGTGCTGCCATCGGCATCATCGGGGGCATGCGCAACATGATTCGCGAAGCACTGTCCGCCAATCGCTCCATGAGCTCCGGAGTCTCCTCGAAGGGGGCGGCGGAGAAAAAAGAAGGACCTGCGGACGAGAAGTCGCAGGGTCCGGGGCGAAAGGGCCTTCACGGAGGCGATTCATGA
- the atpF gene encoding F0F1 ATP synthase subunit B: MRKLSQFAFALCWALPALAAEVEHEGGSSPGLFSGNIGNAIWTLVIFVLLLWVLGKYAWGPILSGLQSREDYIRDSLEQARQQREAAEQRLADYEAKLAAARAETEELLAEARRDAEALRLREEERAKAEADKLLERARREIAIAQETAVKDLYAHATELSTQVASNILEREINPQDHERLIADSISAIGRIEEN, encoded by the coding sequence ATGCGCAAGCTGAGTCAGTTCGCTTTCGCCCTCTGCTGGGCCTTGCCGGCGCTAGCCGCCGAGGTGGAGCACGAAGGCGGCAGCTCGCCGGGGCTTTTCTCCGGCAATATCGGCAACGCCATCTGGACCCTCGTGATCTTCGTCCTGCTGTTGTGGGTGCTGGGCAAGTATGCCTGGGGCCCGATCCTCAGTGGCCTGCAAAGCCGCGAGGACTACATTCGGGACTCTCTGGAGCAGGCACGGCAACAGCGGGAAGCTGCGGAGCAGCGTCTCGCCGACTACGAGGCCAAGCTGGCCGCCGCCCGCGCCGAGACCGAAGAGCTGTTGGCGGAGGCCCGGCGTGACGCCGAAGCCCTGCGCCTGCGCGAGGAAGAGCGAGCGAAGGCGGAGGCGGACAAGCTCCTGGAGCGCGCCCGTCGCGAAATCGCCATCGCCCAGGAGACCGCGGTCAAGGATCTCTACGCCCACGCTACGGAGCTGTCGACACAGGTCGCCTCCAACATCCTGGAGCGAGAGATCAACCCGCAGGACCATGAGCGTCTGATCGCCGATTCCATCTCGGCCATTGGGCGAATCGAAGAGAATTAA
- a CDS encoding RDD family protein, translating into MSTRHSDDPRSSGSSRAAGEEESGRDSRGLFDPPLKPEPRPVGSEAPSRRPARPAKRRRKGDSAPLSLPLFPELEDDEPVDPVDAEVDELDVDPPLELPDDEPPGDSGVEEGAEVADDLLAASVEDAGEDWSESDALEEPELPYSPPPSPEPEDPFDVPVRLRALAGLADLAVHGALLLLVLLGERLVGMRWDLDQWPGLAIFLLTFSFLYTVIPLAFWGQTPGMSVAGILACAEDGENLSFPQTAARWAAGLLTLLLLGLPLVAALWGPSLSDRLSQSLTRRALE; encoded by the coding sequence ATGAGCACCAGGCATTCTGACGATCCAAGATCCTCCGGCAGCTCTCGGGCCGCAGGCGAGGAGGAGTCCGGTCGTGATTCTCGCGGACTCTTCGATCCGCCGCTGAAGCCTGAGCCTCGCCCTGTGGGCTCGGAGGCGCCGTCCCGGCGGCCCGCCCGCCCTGCCAAGCGCCGGCGCAAGGGAGATTCGGCCCCGCTCTCTCTGCCCCTCTTTCCCGAGCTCGAAGACGATGAGCCGGTGGATCCGGTGGACGCCGAGGTCGACGAGCTGGATGTGGATCCACCCCTCGAGCTCCCCGACGACGAGCCGCCGGGGGATTCCGGTGTCGAGGAGGGCGCCGAGGTGGCGGACGACTTGCTCGCGGCGAGCGTCGAGGATGCCGGGGAGGATTGGTCGGAGTCCGATGCGCTGGAAGAGCCGGAGCTGCCCTACTCGCCTCCGCCGAGTCCGGAGCCCGAAGATCCTTTCGACGTGCCGGTACGGCTGCGGGCGCTGGCGGGCTTGGCGGATCTGGCGGTGCACGGGGCGCTGCTCTTGTTGGTGTTGTTGGGAGAGCGCTTGGTGGGCATGCGATGGGATTTGGACCAATGGCCCGGTCTGGCGATCTTTCTTCTCACCTTCTCCTTCCTCTATACGGTGATCCCCCTCGCTTTTTGGGGGCAGACTCCGGGGATGTCGGTGGCGGGTATTTTGGCCTGTGCCGAGGACGGCGAGAATTTGAGCTTTCCCCAGACCGCTGCCCGGTGGGCGGCGGGTCTCCTCACGCTCTTGCTGCTGGGGCTCCCCCTGGTGGCAGCGCTTTGGGGGCCGTCGCTGTCGGACCGGCTCAGTCAGTCCCTGACCCGCCGGGCGTTGGAGTGA
- a CDS encoding sodium-dependent transporter has protein sequence MSTELEKRGTFGRLGFVLAASGSAIGLGNIWKFPYIAYENDGGSFVLIYLIAIALIGAPIMLAEIVLGRRTQQSPVGAFLDLVEGEAKGVAGGKLWSLVGWLGIASGFVILSYYAVIAGWTVYYVGRCFVWVTQGFGEAEAASLGSDFGAFLANPGLQITFHALFMVITVAVVILGVKAGIERTTSFLMPVLLGILLLLLINSVRTPGFGEAMAFLFHIGPISSDGILEAVGHAFFTLSLGMGAMITYGSYVSRKDSIPKAGLTICVLDTVIALMASTIMFSIIFSVDAAERAETFARSAVILFTTLPKMFFDLPGGGLLSPIFYLLVAMAALTSTISLLEVVVAYFIDRRGWSRRKSALVVGGLIFLCGIPSALSLGSVAFLGEMSLRGQVGFFTILDYLASNWMLPLGGLGIAVFTGWMLPTKLSRDELETGHGVVKLYGLWLFLLRFVCPLAILWIMYAVIFQARSFA, from the coding sequence ATGTCCACGGAGCTTGAGAAACGGGGAACATTCGGTCGCCTGGGCTTTGTGCTGGCTGCTTCGGGCTCGGCCATCGGCCTGGGGAATATCTGGAAATTCCCCTACATCGCTTATGAGAACGACGGTGGCTCCTTCGTGCTCATCTATCTCATCGCCATCGCTCTCATCGGGGCTCCCATCATGCTGGCGGAGATCGTCCTCGGGCGCCGGACCCAACAAAGCCCGGTGGGCGCCTTCTTGGATCTGGTCGAGGGAGAGGCCAAGGGCGTGGCCGGCGGCAAGCTGTGGTCGTTGGTAGGCTGGCTGGGCATCGCCTCCGGCTTCGTGATCCTCTCGTACTACGCGGTCATCGCCGGCTGGACGGTCTACTACGTCGGCCGCTGCTTCGTGTGGGTGACCCAAGGCTTTGGTGAGGCCGAGGCCGCCAGTTTGGGGAGCGACTTCGGGGCCTTCCTGGCCAATCCGGGACTACAGATCACCTTCCACGCGCTGTTCATGGTGATCACCGTGGCGGTGGTCATCCTCGGGGTCAAGGCGGGCATCGAGCGCACCACATCCTTCTTGATGCCGGTGCTCTTGGGGATTTTGCTCCTGCTGCTGATCAACTCGGTGCGCACGCCGGGCTTCGGAGAGGCCATGGCCTTCCTCTTCCATATCGGTCCGATTTCCAGCGACGGAATTTTGGAGGCCGTCGGCCACGCCTTCTTCACCCTCTCTTTGGGGATGGGGGCGATGATCACCTACGGTTCCTACGTGTCGCGCAAGGACTCCATTCCCAAGGCCGGGTTGACCATCTGCGTGCTCGACACCGTCATTGCCCTGATGGCCTCCACCATCATGTTCTCCATCATCTTCAGTGTCGACGCGGCGGAGCGGGCCGAGACCTTCGCGCGCAGTGCTGTGATTCTCTTCACCACCTTGCCCAAGATGTTCTTCGACCTGCCCGGCGGCGGCCTGCTCTCGCCCATCTTCTATCTGCTGGTGGCGATGGCGGCCTTGACCTCGACGATCTCGCTCCTCGAGGTGGTGGTGGCCTACTTCATCGATCGGCGGGGTTGGAGCCGGCGCAAGTCGGCCCTGGTGGTCGGTGGGCTGATCTTCCTGTGCGGCATTCCTTCCGCTCTCTCCTTGGGGTCGGTGGCCTTCCTCGGCGAGATGAGCCTGCGGGGCCAGGTCGGCTTCTTCACCATCCTCGACTATCTGGCGTCCAATTGGATGTTGCCCCTGGGGGGGCTGGGCATCGCGGTCTTCACCGGCTGGATGCTGCCTACCAAGTTGAGCCGGGACGAGCTGGAGACGGGGCACGGCGTGGTCAAGCTCTATGGGCTGTGGCTCTTCCTGCTCCGCTTCGTTTGCCCGCTGGCGATTCTGTGGATCATGTACGCGGTGATTTTCCAGGCCCGTAGCTTCGCCTGA
- the atpB gene encoding F0F1 ATP synthase subunit A produces the protein MQLGLARIAGGSPLDHVVQHPLKEVPADLGILTPDGVITVLSDQIVMMIVAGLLLAVLLPLYVRRRRGAGEVDRLVPAGPSNFIEAICAYLRKEVAEPNLGPYTDRFIKFIWTLFFFILTVNLLGLIPLGSVTPAIFGVHIGGTATANIWVTAALAIVTLLMMVINGFRLGGMEYIKHFCPGPLYVAPILVPIEIMGVFAKAFALAVRLFANMVAGHILLAVLVGFILSAGAAGAVGGFAVAVPVVLASIAINLLEIFVAFLQAFIFTFLTALFIGMSIVFHHGDDHAGAHAH, from the coding sequence ATGCAGCTCGGTTTGGCCAGAATCGCCGGGGGAAGTCCTCTGGACCACGTGGTGCAGCACCCCTTGAAGGAGGTGCCCGCGGACTTGGGTATTCTCACCCCCGACGGGGTGATTACCGTCCTCAGCGACCAGATTGTGATGATGATCGTCGCCGGCCTGCTGCTGGCGGTTCTGCTGCCCCTCTACGTGCGCCGCCGCCGTGGCGCTGGGGAAGTGGACCGATTGGTCCCCGCCGGCCCGTCCAACTTCATCGAGGCGATTTGCGCGTATCTTCGCAAAGAGGTGGCGGAGCCCAACCTGGGGCCCTACACGGACCGCTTCATCAAGTTCATCTGGACGCTGTTCTTCTTCATCCTCACCGTCAACCTGTTGGGATTGATCCCGCTGGGCTCGGTGACGCCGGCGATTTTCGGCGTCCACATCGGAGGCACCGCCACCGCAAATATCTGGGTCACGGCAGCCCTAGCCATCGTCACCCTGCTGATGATGGTGATCAACGGCTTCCGTCTCGGAGGCATGGAATACATCAAGCATTTCTGCCCCGGCCCGCTCTACGTCGCGCCCATCTTGGTGCCTATCGAGATCATGGGCGTATTCGCCAAAGCGTTTGCCCTGGCGGTGCGTCTCTTCGCCAACATGGTGGCGGGGCACATCCTGCTCGCGGTGCTGGTGGGCTTTATCCTCAGCGCCGGCGCGGCCGGCGCGGTGGGCGGTTTTGCCGTCGCGGTGCCGGTGGTGCTCGCGAGCATCGCCATCAATCTGCTGGAGATTTTCGTCGCCTTTCTACAGGCGTTCATCTTTACGTTTCTGACCGCCCTCTTCATCGGCATGTCCATCGTCTTCCATCATGGGGACGACCATGCCGGAGCCCACGCCCACTGA